A region of Arabidopsis thaliana chromosome 5, partial sequence DNA encodes the following proteins:
- the BPM1 gene encoding BTB-POZ and MATH domain 1 (BTB-POZ and MATH domain 1 (BPM1); CONTAINS InterPro DOMAIN/s: TRAF-like (InterPro:IPR008974), BTB/POZ (InterPro:IPR013069), MATH (InterPro:IPR002083), BTB/POZ fold (InterPro:IPR011333), Kelch related (InterPro:IPR013089), BTB/POZ-like (InterPro:IPR000210), TRAF-type (InterPro:IPR013322); BEST Arabidopsis thaliana protein match is: BTB-POZ and MATH domain 2 (TAIR:AT3G06190.1).), translating into MGTTRVCSEVSSGSSKSLSQSLTVSTSTTETVNGFHEFKICGYSLAKGVGVGKYVASDTFMVGGYSWAIYFYPDGKSPEDNSSYVSLFIALASEGADVRALFELTLVDQSGNGKHKVHSHFGRALDSGPYTLKYRGSMWGYKRFFRRSSLESSDYLKENSLLVRCRVGVVKSVTEGPRYYNIPVPVSNLGQQLGNLLESGKGCDVVFQVDGETFNAHKLVLATRSPVFNAQLFGPLGDRNTKCITIEDMEAPIFKVLPLTLLLIVYSRMYHPGSSPGALLLFSSLLTRDKVLLHFIYWDELPDMQELIGTDSTLASTLVAQHLLAAADRYALERLKAICESKLCEGVAINTVATTLALAEQHHCLQLKAVCLKFVALPENLKAVMQTDGFDYLKESCPSLLTELLQYVARLSEHSVIVSGHRKEIFADGCDASGRRVKPRLH; encoded by the exons ATGGGCACAACTAGGGTCTGCTCGGAGGTTTCTTCTGGATCTTCGAAATCGCTTAGCCAATCTCTCACGGTATCGACCTCTACCACAGAAACAGTCAATGGTTTCCATGAATTCAAGATCTGTGGGTACTCTCTCGCTAAAGGTGTTGGTGTCGGCAAATACGTCGCTTCCGATACGTTTATGGTCGGTGGTTACTCGTGGGCAATCTACTTTTATCCAGATGGGAAGAGTCCGGAGGATAACTCGTCTTACGTTTCTTTGTTCATAGCTCTTGCTAGCGAAGGAGCTGATGTTAGGGCTTTGTTTGAGCTCACGCTTGTGGATCAGAGTGGTAATGGGAAGCATAAGGTTCATAGCCATTTTGGTAGAGCTCTCGATAGCGGTCCCTATACTCTCAAGTATCGTGGAAGCATGTG GGGATACAAGCGGTTTTTCAGGAGGTCCAGTCTAGAATCGTCGGATTATTTGAAGGAGAATAGTCTCTTGGTTAGGTGCCGTGTGGGTGTGGTGAAGTCAGTTACGGAGGGACCGAGGTATTACAATATCCCTGTGCCAGTTTCTAACTTGGGACAACAGTTGGGAAATTTATTGGAGAGTGGGAAAGGCTGTGATGTTGTTTTCCAAGTTGATGGAGAAACCTTCAACGCACACAAATTGGTTCTTGCAACGCGTTCCCCGGTTTTCAACGCACAGCTTTTTGGCCCTTTAGGAGACCGAAATACCAAATGCATAACGATAGAAGACATGGAAGCACCCATTTTCAAGGTCCTCCCTTTAACTCTCTTGCT GATTGTCTATTCACGGATGTACCATCCGGGATCTTCTCCTGGGGCGCTACTCCTATTCTCGAGTTTACTCACCCGGGATAAG GTATTGCTCCATTTTATCTACTGGGACGAATTGCCTGATATGCAAGAGTTAATAGGAACAGACTCTACATTGGCGTCTACTCTTGTGGCTCAGCATCTACTAGCAGCGGCAGACCGTTATGCTCTTGAGCGGCTTAAAGCAATCTGTGAGTCAAAACTCTGTGAAGGGGTTGCCATAAACACGGTTGCAACTACTTTGGCCCTAGCAGAGCAGCATCATTGTTTGCAGCTAAAAGCAGTGTGTCTCAAATTCGTGGCACTGCCAGAGAACCTGAAAG ctgtgatgcaaacagatggGTTTGATTATCTGAAAGAGAGTTGCCCATCTTTACTAACGGAGCTATTGCAGTATGTGGCGAGGCTAAGTGAACACTCTGTTATAGTATCTGGACATCGAAAAGAAATATTTGCCGATGGTTGTGACGCGAGTGGAAGACGAGTGAAGCCCCGGTTGCACTGA
- the BPM1 gene encoding BTB-POZ and MATH domain 1 (BTB-POZ and MATH domain 1 (BPM1); CONTAINS InterPro DOMAIN/s: TRAF-like (InterPro:IPR008974), MATH (InterPro:IPR002083), BTB/POZ fold (InterPro:IPR011333), BTB/POZ (InterPro:IPR013069), Kelch related (InterPro:IPR013089), BTB/POZ-like (InterPro:IPR000210), TRAF-type (InterPro:IPR013322); BEST Arabidopsis thaliana protein match is: BTB-POZ and MATH domain 2 (TAIR:AT3G06190.1); Has 5705 Blast hits to 5596 proteins in 158 species: Archae - 0; Bacteria - 0; Metazoa - 3900; Fungi - 59; Plants - 1504; Viruses - 0; Other Eukaryotes - 242 (source: NCBI BLink).): MGTTRVCSEVSSGSSKSLSQSLTVSTSTTETVNGFHEFKICGYSLAKGVGVGKYVASDTFMVGGYSWAIYFYPDGKSPEDNSSYVSLFIALASEGADVRALFELTLVDQSGNGKHKVHSHFGRALDSGPYTLKYRGSMWGYKRFFRRSSLESSDYLKENSLLVRCRVGVVKSVTEGPRYYNIPVPVSNLGQQLGNLLESGKGCDVVFQVDGETFNAHKLVLATRSPVFNAQLFGPLGDRNTKCITIEDMEAPIFKVLLHFIYWDELPDMQELIGTDSTLASTLVAQHLLAAADRYALERLKAICESKLCEGVAINTVATTLALAEQHHCLQLKAVCLKFVALPENLKAVMQTDGFDYLKESCPSLLTELLQYVARLSEHSVIVSGHRKEIFADGCDASGRRVKPRLH; encoded by the exons ATGGGCACAACTAGGGTCTGCTCGGAGGTTTCTTCTGGATCTTCGAAATCGCTTAGCCAATCTCTCACGGTATCGACCTCTACCACAGAAACAGTCAATGGTTTCCATGAATTCAAGATCTGTGGGTACTCTCTCGCTAAAGGTGTTGGTGTCGGCAAATACGTCGCTTCCGATACGTTTATGGTCGGTGGTTACTCGTGGGCAATCTACTTTTATCCAGATGGGAAGAGTCCGGAGGATAACTCGTCTTACGTTTCTTTGTTCATAGCTCTTGCTAGCGAAGGAGCTGATGTTAGGGCTTTGTTTGAGCTCACGCTTGTGGATCAGAGTGGTAATGGGAAGCATAAGGTTCATAGCCATTTTGGTAGAGCTCTCGATAGCGGTCCCTATACTCTCAAGTATCGTGGAAGCATGTG GGGATACAAGCGGTTTTTCAGGAGGTCCAGTCTAGAATCGTCGGATTATTTGAAGGAGAATAGTCTCTTGGTTAGGTGCCGTGTGGGTGTGGTGAAGTCAGTTACGGAGGGACCGAGGTATTACAATATCCCTGTGCCAGTTTCTAACTTGGGACAACAGTTGGGAAATTTATTGGAGAGTGGGAAAGGCTGTGATGTTGTTTTCCAAGTTGATGGAGAAACCTTCAACGCACACAAATTGGTTCTTGCAACGCGTTCCCCGGTTTTCAACGCACAGCTTTTTGGCCCTTTAGGAGACCGAAATACCAAATGCATAACGATAGAAGACATGGAAGCACCCATTTTCAAG GTATTGCTCCATTTTATCTACTGGGACGAATTGCCTGATATGCAAGAGTTAATAGGAACAGACTCTACATTGGCGTCTACTCTTGTGGCTCAGCATCTACTAGCAGCGGCAGACCGTTATGCTCTTGAGCGGCTTAAAGCAATCTGTGAGTCAAAACTCTGTGAAGGGGTTGCCATAAACACGGTTGCAACTACTTTGGCCCTAGCAGAGCAGCATCATTGTTTGCAGCTAAAAGCAGTGTGTCTCAAATTCGTGGCACTGCCAGAGAACCTGAAAG ctgtgatgcaaacagatggGTTTGATTATCTGAAAGAGAGTTGCCCATCTTTACTAACGGAGCTATTGCAGTATGTGGCGAGGCTAAGTGAACACTCTGTTATAGTATCTGGACATCGAAAAGAAATATTTGCCGATGGTTGTGACGCGAGTGGAAGACGAGTGAAGCCCCGGTTGCACTGA